The genomic interval AGGCGCCGGCCACAATCTCACTGGCGCTGGCACTTCCGCCGTTGATCAATACGACCACAGGTGCAACGGGTACTTGGGTATCGACCGTTGCATCATAAGTAATATCGGCATTTTCTACGCGGCCTTGAGTGTAAACAATGGTACCTTGCTCAAGAAAGACATCACTTACTGCAACAGCGGCATCTAAAACACCACCTGGATTGTTACGTAAATCGAGAATATAGCCTTTTAGAGGCGTATCACTTTCAAGCCCTAACTTGTTAATGGCGTCGATTAAATCAGCACCGGTATTTTCTTGAAATTGAGTGATACGGATATAACCATAGTCGTCTTCGATTCGTTTATGTTTGATGCTGGTAATTTTTATTTCCGCTCGGGTCAGGGTGATTTCTAATGGTTGGTTTTCCCCTTCGCGCAAAATAGTAAGGATGATATCTGTACCAGGTTCACCGCGCATTCTTTCAATAGCTTGGTTAAGACCAAGTCCTTTCACAGGCACATCATCTAACTTGATAATAAGGTCTCCCGCTTGCACACCAGCCTTTTGTGCGGGTGTATCGTCGATTGGACTAACCACTTTAATGAGACCATCTTGCACGCCCACTTCGATGCCTAGGCCGCCGAACTTACCACTGGTATTGGTGCGCAAATCTTCAAAGTCGTTGGCATTTAAATATGAAGAGTGGGGATCTAATCCGTTGAGCATGCCATGAATGGCGTTTTCTAAAAGTGTTTTATCATCGACTTCTTCTACATAACTTGCACGAATACGCTCAAAGATCTCGGCAAAAGCGCGTAATTCTTGTAAAGGAAGGCGAGAAGGGCTAACAGTGGCTGTGCCTTCCACTGCTTGACTGTCTTTATTTGCCTCTTTATCGGCCGATGCTGGGAGGACAAAGCAAAGCGCTACAAAAGCGATTGCATAACGAATAAACGACATAATACAAATCCATAGGTGTTTGTAACAAGGTTATAACAGATTGAGGAAGAAAGTGAAAAGCTTGGCGTTCCTGAGAACAACCGCTTAAGTATAGACTAGCTTTTTAGCCAACGCCCTGGATTTTGCGGACGACCGCGATGTCGAATTTCGAAATAGAGGGCGGTGTCTTCATATCCACCGCTTTGTCCCATGCGTGCGATGACCTCGCCGGTTTCAACCCAATCACCAACGGCCTTGAGCAAAGATTGATTGCGCGCATAAAGTGACATGTAGCCCTCGCCATGATCGACAATAGTCAACAAACCATAACCCCTTAGCCAGCCACTGAATACAACACGACCATGGTGAACGGCTTTAATATCGCTACCCGTATTGCCCTTATAAAGCCAACCTTGCCATTTTTGCTTGCCGTTTTTTTGCCACATGCCGTACATTTTATTAGGGCGGCTATTAAAAGGATTTGGCAGCTGCCCTTTCAGTTTGGTGAAGGGGCGGCTTTCTTGTTTACGTTCGTATGGGAGAAAAACCTCTTCGACTTTACCCAATAGGTTGATTAGCTTTTGTCGATCTTGTTTTAAGCGCGTCAGCTTTTCACCACTGCCACTGATCTTTTGATTGAGGGTTTTCGCTAGCTTTTGCTGCTCACTGCGTTTGCTTTCCAGTTTTTGTTGCTGCTGCCGAAGTGACGATAAGGTCACTTGCAAATTTTGTTGTTTTGCCTCCACCTGTTCTGCGTTTTTAGCCACTTGCTCTAGCGTATCTCGGTACGAATCAATCTCTTGCTGATGGGCTTGGGTAAAGTAACGCAGTAGATCTAAATTGCGAGTGACTTGTGCTGGGTCTTGCTGATTTAGCAGCATTTTGATTTGCGGCTCTTGGCCCATTTTATAGGTAGCAAGCAAAATATCTCGAAGCACATTTTGTTGTTTTCGTTTATTCTGATCCAGCGTCCTCTGCTGGGCTTGGAGCTTTTTTAGGCGGCTACGTTCCTCCGCTAATTTGCTCTTGAGCGCTTCAACTTGAGCACTGACTTTCGCCACTTCTTCATCGCTTTTACGCAAGCTCTTTACTAATTGCTCGTGCTCGTCTTTGACTTCCGCTAAATAGTCTTGCAGTTCAGTGATGTCACTGCGTAGCTTCTTTAAATGAGTTTCACTTAATTGACGACTATCGTCGTTCGCATTGGCGAGCGACGATAGCAGCAGCGAGCACAGCAGAAGTGTGAGCAGCACAGCGTTATTCATATTTGACAAGTACCTGTCCTGTCATCTCTTCTGGTGCTGTTTCGCCCATCATGGTCAGTAATGTAGGTGCGATGTCGCAGAGGGCGCCACCTTGTTTCAAACTAACTTGCTTACCTTTTTTGCTAACATGGACTAGTGGCACAGGTCCTGTTGTGTGCTGCGTCATGGGACCGCCATTTGCGTCGGTCATTTGTTCACAGTTACCGTGGTCAGCTGTGATTAAGCACTCACCACCGACTTTGATGATGGCATCCGTAACGCGTTTTAGACAGGTGTCTAACGCCTCGCAGGCTTTTACGGCCGCATCCATTACACCGGTATGTCCTACCATGTCGCCATTAGCAAAGTTGCACACAATTAAATCGTACTTTTGATTTTCAATTGCATCCACGAGTTTGTCAGTCACTTCGGGTGCGCTCATTTCAGGTTTTAAGTCGTATGTAGCTACATCAGGACTATTGATTAAGATACGTTCTTCACCTGGATATACAGCTTCTTGACCACCACTAAAGAAGAAGGTGACGTGCGCGTATTTTTCGGTTTCGGCGATACGCAGTTGGGTTTTGCCTAGGTTGGAAACGTATTCACCCAAATCATTTTTCATAGAGGCTGGGGGAAACGCACAGCTGGTTTCGATATCCGCAGCATATTCCGTCATCATGACGTAGTCACTGAGTGTTGGATGTGCTGTACGTGAAAAACCATTAAATTCCTGTTCAACAAAGGCACGGGTAATTTCACGGGCACGGTCTGGACGGAAGTTGGCAAAAATGACACTGTCACCATCATTGATGGTGACGGCATCGCCAATGATAGTGTCTTTTACAAATTCATCATGCTCGTCGCGATCGTATGAGGCTTCTAAGCCTTCAATCGCACTGGCGGCTTGATATTCTGCCTTACCTTGAGTGTACATATCATATGCGCGTTGCACTCGTTCCCAGCGATTGTCGCGGTCCATTGCGTAGTATCGGCCAATTAGGTTAACGATTCTTGCGTCGTCACCCATGTCTAGACCGGCAAGATGCTCAGAGACGGTTTCTAAAAAGGGTTTAGCGCTTTGCGGTGCAACATCGCGACCATCCAAGATAGCGTGAACATATATCTGTTTAGCGCCACGATCTTTGGCCATAGAGGCCAGTGCCATAATGTGATCTTGGTGGCTGTGAACCCCACCTGGGCTAAGTAAGCCCATTAGATGCACAGCTTTGCCCGCTGAAATAGCTTTATCCATGGCTGCGGTCAGTGCTGCATTTTGCTGGAACTCGCCATCGCTGATGGCTTTGTTAATGCGGGTGTAGTTTTGATAAACGATACGCCCAGCACCCAAATTCATATGCCCAACTTCGGAATTACCCATTTGGCCGTCGGGTAAACCCACAGCTGCGCCGGATGTATTAATTTGCACATGGGGATATTCATTTACTAGCCGATTCCAGGTGGGCATATTTGCCGTGGTGATCGCATTGTCTTGGGCGGCATCACGCTCGCCAAAACCATCAAGAATGATCAAAGCTACAGGTTTAGGTTGTGCAGACATATCAACAGCCGAATTCACTTAACGAAATAAGCTCATATGTTACAACTTTGTATTGTTTGACGCCATGGTAAGGGTGGATTAGGCCTGTTGTACCGCGCAAAGTTTAGTATACTGCGCACCTTCGATTTTAAAGGTGTGATATGGAACAGTTATTTGAATTTGTCACCAACCATTGGATGCTGGTCTCAGCACTGGTCGTGCTGCTGATTTTACTGGGCTGGGATAGTGGTCAAAAGTCTGGGCCTAAGGTCACGACTCATGAAGCAACGCGTCTGATTAACCAGCAAAATGCTTTGGTGCTCGATGTTCGTGAAAAGTCGGAATTTAAGAAAGGTCGCATTGTGGACTCTGTTAACATTCCGAATAACCAAGTAGCTGATCGTGTATCTGAACTAGAAAAGCACAAAGATGCCCCCATCATTGTGGTATGCAAGTCTGGTCAAACAGCATCGGCGGCGAGCAAAATACTCAAAGACCAAGGGTTCGACGTGTACCGTCTGGGTGGCGGCATCATGGAGTGGACAAATAACAATCTGCCATTGGTTAAAAGCTAAACTTATAATAATTAGAGAACGATTATGACTGAACAAGCGGCAAACAACGAAGCGAAACAAGGTCAATTTGGTGTGCAGCGTATCTTTGTTAAAGACGCCTCGTTTGAAAGCCCAAATGCACCGGACATCTTCCGCAGTCAGTGGAAGCCTCAAATCAACATGGATTTAAACACCAAGAGTGAAAAGCTAGGTGACGATGTTTATGAGGTTGTATTAACTATTACAGTGACTGCCAAAAACGATGATAAGACTGCGTTCTTGGTAGAAGTACAGCAAGGTGGCATTTTCAAAATTGAAGGTTTAGAGGGCGCGGCGCTGCATCAAACGATTGGTGCATTCTGTCCGAATCTATTATTCCCTTATGCCCGCGAAGCCATTGACAATATGGTCACCAAAGGCAGTTTCCCTGCATTAATGTTGGCACCTGTTAACTTTGATGCGATCTATGCTCAGAGTTTGCAGCGTCAACAACAGCAACAAGCAGAGGGTGAGTCTACGCACTAAGCGTCGTTGAGGCTCTAGTTCAGCCCGTAATTGTTCGGGCTGATACCCATCTCAGAGAATATTTCTTTGAAGTTGTTTAGGTCGTAGTCATTGAAGCCTAAATATTCCAATACATAGTCCCCAATTTCATCCCACTCATGATCCTCATCTTGGTGGCCTAAAATCTTATAGTTACCGCAAATGTGCTCTGCCATTTTTAAGATGCTGAGCAAAGTCGTTTTATCGTTCTCGTTTGGATTATCACGATAGATGCGCTTGCAGTCATGATGCTCAGCAATGATATCGCATAATAACTTAGGCAAATTCCAAGATTTTGCAGTGTAATAGCCGATGACAGCGTGATTCGTTTGCAGTTGTGTGTTCTCGAAATCGATAATGCGATTGTGGCTGCCGCCGTAGCTTTCTTCCATAATCTCCATGTAATTTGGATACCTTGCCATCAGCAGGGGGACGCCACAGTTATGGAATAAGCCAAGAGTGTAAGCATTGTCCGCATGGGGATAACCCACTTGCTTGGCTAGAGTAGCCGAGGTCATGGCCACATCCATGGCGGTATCCCAGAAACGTGTTAACGCGCGGATGGCATCATCACTTAATGAGCTTTTGATGGTGATACCATTGACGATATTCACCACGGAATTCATACCTAGAATTCCCACAGCTTGCTCGATACTGGTGATTTTGTTGGTTAAACCGTAAAACGGACTATTTACTACTTTGAGTACAGTTCCCGCAAGCCCCACATCCTGCTTAATGAGCTCGGCAATGCGATTAATATCGGGGTCTGGCATGACCTGCTCCATTTGCAAGTCCACCATGATTTGAGGCTGAGGAGGTATGCTGATGCCCTGCAATATTTTGTCAATTTGCTCTTGGGATAAGTCCGACACGTGAGTCCGTCCACTGAAATAGCGATAAAAAAAGGATTAACTCATAACAGTTTAGACAAGATTGCCTAGAAACTAGGTATAATTTCATATGATTTTTGTTTCTAATCGTGGCCGCAGTTGTCGGGCCATGTCATACATAAGGTAGTTGCATGTCGCTCGCACCGCTCATTTTAAAACCCAAGCAAGATAAACGTCTGCGTCAGGGGCATATTTGGATCTATAGCAATGAAGTAGATACCAAAGCCACCCCGTTGAAAGGCTTCGAAGCCGGTCAGCAGGTGGAGGTAAAAACCAGCCAAGGCAAAAGCTTAGGTGTTGCTCATATCAATCCCAACAACTTAATTTGTGGTCGCCTGTTGAGTCGCTCATCTAAGCTTTTTGGTCGCGGCAATATGATGAAACGTATTGAGTCTGCGCTAGCCTTACGAGAGGCGTGTTTCACTGATGGCCCTTATTATCGTCTGATTTATGGGGAAAGCGATGGTTTACCTGGCCTAGTCGTTGACCGTTTCGGTGATTACCTTGTAGTGCAAATCAGCACGGCGGGCATGGAAAAAATGAAGTCGCAAATTCAGGGTGCTCTTACAAGAATTTTGGATGTAAAAGGTATTGTTTGGAAAAACGACGGCAAGATGCGTAGTCTAGAAGGTCTGGATGAATATGTTGAATGCGCAGACGACATTCCGCATATGCTGCCACTCATGGAAAACGGTACACGTTTTGAGGCCCCCGTTATTGAAGGGCAAAAGACAGGTTGGTTTTATGATCATCGTTTGAATCGTCAGCGAGTGAATCAGTTGGTGAAAGGTAAGCGGGTGCTGGACATCTGTAGCTATATCGGCGGCTGGGGGGTACAAGCGGCTCATCATGGTGCTGCGGAAGTGGTCTGTGTGGATGCGTCTCAGCAGGCACTGGATTGGGTCAAGCACAATGCTGAACTCAATGGTGTTGCTGAAAAAGTTTCAACCATTAAAGGGGATGCGTTTAAAGTTATGGAGCAACTACAAGAACAGCAAGAGCAGTTTGATGTGGTGATTCTGGACCCACCTGCATTTATACCCAAGCGTAAAGATATAGGTCCAGGCGAGCGTGCCTATGGCAAAATGAACCAATTAGGTATGCGTCTTTTGAAGCATGAGGGGTTTTTAGTTAGTGCTAGCTGTTCTATGCACCTGGATGAGACTCGTTTGGTTTCGCTTTTGAATCAGGCTGGGCGCCATCTTGATCGCCAGGTGCAGATTATCGAGCGAGGATCGCAGGGCCCTGATCATCCAGTGCATCCTGCGATTCCTGAGACACGTTATATTAAAAGCTTATTGTGTCGTGTAAGTTATCGTAGCTAATCGGTTGAAACAGGCAGAGCTTTTAGACGAATGCCTAACGACTCTGCTCCTTGATACATGAGCGTTAATAGTTGCAACGTTTTATCTTTAGGTTCAATCAACACTTGATGACGTTGCACTTGCTCCAATGTTTCCCAATTATTGGGCAATTGTTTCATGTCGTATTTAAGGCGTTCAAATTGCGCTTTTATTTTATCTGCTAGCTCAGCATCTTGCAGGCGGATCTCTTTAATAAATCCGTTTTCAGCCAACAGAATGTTTTCTATACCCGTTAACAGCGCTTGCATGTTGGCCGTATCCTGCTGGGCAAATGGGCTGCGTAGATCATACAGCGGCTTTTGCGTGGCCAAGACTTGAAAGTGTTGCTCTAGTAGATCAGTTTGCAGAGCGTCTACGAGGCCTTGGTAGAGGCTGGCTACATTCGCTGCATGATCTGGCTGGCGCCATTGCTTAGCGTAATAACCATTTGCAGGATCCCAGCGATCAGTCAACGCTTGTAGTTGTTTAACGAGGTCGGCACTTAAAATACGTAAGTAGTCACGACGTCGATTATGGTTTTGCGGACCATTGATAACCGGTTGTGCGTGACGAATATCTTTTATGTCTGAATCGACATGTTCAGCATCGCTATTAATAGCTTGCGTTTCTGCCTGAATTTCTGGCTCTGTAGCGACCACTTCCATACTATTTTCTTGAGGAATAAAGTCTTTTGCACTGCGCTCGCTGTTTTCTGCAAATAGTAAAAATTCCAATGGATGGAACCCAATACTGGCATAACGAGGATCGCTAAAACCGTGCTGATCAACGAGGTTATCCAAGCTAATTTTCAGAGTAAGGTCGTTGACAATACCACTTAGTGGATATTGCGGAAGATAATCGATATAGCCGGGCTCAATGGGCCAGCTATCAATGCGCTGACGGATATCATCGTATGTGCGATTGTTTTCGTAATATTGGGGTTTTTCGAAGCGCGGCACCCTGTGTAAGAAGCTAACTTTCACATAGCCTTCATAGGCTTGTTGCCATGCGTTTTGACTCTGTTCCAAAGAAACAGGGTTGGGGTGGTGTAATAATGAGGTAATCTCGCTATCTAGGGTCTGCGCTTTGTTTAACGCGTCAGAAAGCTGCGTATACACATACAGATTCATGGCAGATAGCAATTGCTCGCTATTCACCTCCGCCTTAGCTTGCACTTTCGGTTGATCTTGGCGTTGGTCTTTGAATTGATCACACGCGGCCAGTACAATCAGGTTGCCAAATAATATCGTGCGAGCTGTTAATCTAGTAATGGATTTCAACGATTAGTCCCTTAGGCTAATGATGGGCCAATTCTTTTCTTGTGCGTGCTGTGTAAGTGTTTCATCTGCATCAACCGCCACAGGATGTTCAACTATCTTCAAAAGTGGTAAGTCGTTGTGACTATCACTATAGAAGTAGCTGCCTTGTAAGCTTAATGCATTTTGCTCAAGCCATTCAGTTAAACGCTTCACTTTTCCTTCTTGAAAGCTAGGTATACCTGCCACGCGACCAGTATATTCGCCGTTTTTAAACTCAGGTTCTGTGGCGATAATATGATCGACGCCTAGCTCTTGTGCAATGGGTTCTGTAACAAACAGGTTAGTGGCAGTAATAATCAGCAAATAATCCCCTTGAGCACGATGTTTTGCTAATAAATCTCGAGATTTTTGCGTGATGATAGGTAGGATTTTTTCTTTAACGAACTGTTCGCGCAGCTTATGTAAGGTATCTAAGCTGTACTCAGTCAGCGGCGTTAGCGAGAAACTAAGGTACTCTAGAATATCCAGTTCACCGGACTGATATTGCTCGAAGTAGTAATCGTTCTTTTCTTGATAAACCTTGGCGTCTACAAGCCCTTGCTCAACTAAGAACTCTCCCCAGCCGTGGTCGCTATCCCCCGCGATCAGAGTATTGTCTAAGTCAAAAATTGCCAGTGCCATGAAGTACCCTACTGAAAATTACGATTATTGAGTTTCTGTGCCGAAAACTAAGACCTACACTGATATAAGTGTGCCAAAAACTCATACAGAAAGATGAATTTGGCGCCCATTTTAGCTACTTGGCATTAGTCTGTCTTCATTATTGTCGGTTTGCCGTGTGAAACTCGGCAGATATATTCAAATGGAATAAAAAAAGACTGGTATCTAGGGGCAATGTTTTAATAGTATGGAAGCAATACTGACTTTTAATGTGGAATAAACAGTGATAGATGCGGATGGATACCGTCCTAATGTAGGCATCATACTGGTGAATGATAAGGCTCAAGTGCTATGGGCTAGGCGAATCGGTCAAGATGCATGGCAATTTCCACAGGGTGGCATTAATGATAACGAAAGTGCCGAAGCTGCCATGTATCGCGAGCTAAGAGAAGAAATTGGGCTGTTGCCCGATGACGTGCAGATCTTAGGCTGTACCCGTGGTTGGTTACGGTACCGCTTGCCCAAGCGTATGGTTCGCCATAACAACAAACCAGTGTGTGTGGGACAAAAACAAAAATGGTTTTTGCTTAAACTCATAAGCAGCGATAAACGCATCAGCTTTGAGTTCGGACATAAACCGGAATTCGATGATTGGCGCTGGGTAAGTTATTGGTATCCACTGGGTCAAGTGGTGCCATTCAAGCGCGACGTTTATAGGCGAGCCATGCGCGAATTAGCGCCCAAACTTTTTCATTTACAGGCGAATAAAGCATGCTGAATGTTTTGCGACAGATTGTTCAAGAGGTCAATGGTGCGGAGGATTTAGATTCTGCACTTACCTTATTGGTCAATCGAGTGCAATCAGCTATGCAGACGCAAGTGTGCTCTGTCTACGTCTTGGATAAACCCAATAAGCGCTACGTTTTACGTGCGACAAAAGGTTTAAATCCAGTGGCGGTCGGGAAAGTCAGTCTTGCCATTGGTGAAGGTCTAGTTGGTTTAGTTGCGGCTAGAGAAGAACCGATTAATTTAGATGATGCCTCGAGTCATCCTAAGTATCGCTATCTTAGTGAAACCGGCGAGGAAAAGTTTAATAGCTTTCTAGGTGTGCCGATTATCCACCAAAAGCAAATATTAGGTGTCCTTGTCGTTCAGCAAAGTGAAGCACGTCGTTTTGATGAGAGCGAAGAAGCCTTCATGGTGACCATGTCTGCACAGTTGGCGGCCGTGCTGGCCCATGCTGAAGCAACGGGACAAGTGCTGGAACGCCAAGTCGACAGTAAACCAAAAAAAGTTAAGCAAGATGTTCAAGTAAAAGGTTCCGCTGCTGCACCTGGGATTGCAATCGGCCAAGTAGTTGTCATGTCGCCGAGCGCTAATCTGAATGATGTACCGGATAAGGTAGCATCCGATGTTGAATCGGAAGTATTGCGTTTCAATGCGGCTATTGAAGCCGCGCGAGAACAAATCAAGCAAGTAGGTCGTGCGCTTAAAGATTTGCGCCCTGAAGAGCAAGCTTTATTCGATGTCTACATCCGTATGCTAGACGATGATGCGCTGGGTAACGAAGTCATCAACCGTATTCGTAATAACGGGCAGTGGGCACAAGGGGCTCTGCGCGATGTTATTTTAGAATACGTGCATCATTTTGATCGCATGGACGATGCTTATTTGCGCGAACGTGCGACAGACATCAAAGATTTAGGCGCCCGAGTTTTAGCTCAGTTGCAAGACACCATTTCTCTTACGAATCACGATAGCTTTCCCAACGACTGTGTTTTGGTGAGTGAAGAGTTAACTCCCTCTATGCTGGGAGAAATCCCCGAACACAAAATGGTTGCCTTGGTTAGTGCTAAAGGCAGTCCCAATTCCCATGTGGCGATTTTAGCGCGTGCTATGGGTATACCCACTGTGATGGGAGCCGCTGACTTACCTGTAAAGCAAATGGATGGCGTGGACATGGTAGTCGATGGCTATCGAGGTCGTTTATATATTCACCCATCAAAAAATATTCGTCAGCAATTTAAAGAAATTGTTGAAGAAGAAAAGCAAATGGTCCAGGGCTTAGAAGCGATTAGAGACCTCCCTGCAGTGACAACTGATAATCATCGCATAAAGCTTTGTGTCAATACCGGTTTGGTGACGGACGCATTGCGTTCTTTAAATCAAGGGGCTGAAGGCGTGGGCCTATATCGCACTGAAGTGCCATTCATGATGCGCGAACGATTCCCATCAGAAAAAGAGCAAGAAGAAATATATCGTAAACAATTAGAAACCTTTGCGCCGCAACCAGTGACTATGCGCACGCTGGATATTGGTGGTGATAAATCTTTGACCTATTTTCCGATCGAAGAAGACAATCCATTCTTGGGCTGGCGTGGGATTCGCGTCACGCTCGATCACCCAGAAATTTTCTTATTACAAGTCCGGGCCATGATGAAGGCAAGTGTAGGTCTGAATAATTTACGCATTATGTTGCCTATGATCACATCAGTGGCGGAAGTAGAGGAAGCATTACACCTCATCTATCGTGCTCATCAAGAGCTGGTAGATGAAGGCATTAATGTCGTTATGCCTGAAGTCGGCGTAATGATTGAAGTGCCAGCGGCAGTGTATCAAGCTAAGACTCTTGCAGGTATGGTGGACTTTTTATCTGTGGGTAGTAATGACTTAACCCAATATTTGTTGGCAGTGGATCGTAATAATCCTCGTGTATCTGAATTGTATACAGGCTTACATCCATCCGTTTTGATCGCATTACAGAGCGTGGTAGAAGCAGGAAAAAGCCAGAATTGTCAGATCTCTGTTTGTGGTGAGTTAGCTGGCACCCCAGCAGGTGCCATTTTATTAATGGCCATGGGCTATGACATGCTTTCTATGAATGCAGCCAATCTACCGCGTGTTAAGTCGGTCATTCGCAGCATTAGTTTTGATTTTGCCAAAGATCTATTGGATACTGTTATGACTATGGACAACGGCCAAATTATAGCAAGTGA from Bermanella marisrubri carries:
- a CDS encoding S41 family peptidase → MSFIRYAIAFVALCFVLPASADKEANKDSQAVEGTATVSPSRLPLQELRAFAEIFERIRASYVEEVDDKTLLENAIHGMLNGLDPHSSYLNANDFEDLRTNTSGKFGGLGIEVGVQDGLIKVVSPIDDTPAQKAGVQAGDLIIKLDDVPVKGLGLNQAIERMRGEPGTDIILTILREGENQPLEITLTRAEIKITSIKHKRIEDDYGYIRITQFQENTGADLIDAINKLGLESDTPLKGYILDLRNNPGGVLDAAVAVSDVFLEQGTIVYTQGRVENADITYDATVDTQVPVAPVVVLINGGSASASEIVAGALQDHKRALVIGTTSFGKGSVQTVLPLDSEHALKLTTARYYTPKGRSIQAQGIEPDIIVQQGEFTAQKENRFYKEVDLQGHLENDKEDEQQKVQAKKDDSLQRDYQLSQALTILKGLSFAQSQSKDSESDTRDPS
- a CDS encoding murein hydrolase activator EnvC family protein; amino-acid sequence: MNNAVLLTLLLCSLLLSSLANANDDSRQLSETHLKKLRSDITELQDYLAEVKDEHEQLVKSLRKSDEEVAKVSAQVEALKSKLAEERSRLKKLQAQQRTLDQNKRKQQNVLRDILLATYKMGQEPQIKMLLNQQDPAQVTRNLDLLRYFTQAHQQEIDSYRDTLEQVAKNAEQVEAKQQNLQVTLSSLRQQQQKLESKRSEQQKLAKTLNQKISGSGEKLTRLKQDRQKLINLLGKVEEVFLPYERKQESRPFTKLKGQLPNPFNSRPNKMYGMWQKNGKQKWQGWLYKGNTGSDIKAVHHGRVVFSGWLRGYGLLTIVDHGEGYMSLYARNQSLLKAVGDWVETGEVIARMGQSGGYEDTALYFEIRHRGRPQNPGRWLKS
- the gpmI gene encoding 2,3-bisphosphoglycerate-independent phosphoglycerate mutase, encoding MSAQPKPVALIILDGFGERDAAQDNAITTANMPTWNRLVNEYPHVQINTSGAAVGLPDGQMGNSEVGHMNLGAGRIVYQNYTRINKAISDGEFQQNAALTAAMDKAISAGKAVHLMGLLSPGGVHSHQDHIMALASMAKDRGAKQIYVHAILDGRDVAPQSAKPFLETVSEHLAGLDMGDDARIVNLIGRYYAMDRDNRWERVQRAYDMYTQGKAEYQAASAIEGLEASYDRDEHDEFVKDTIIGDAVTINDGDSVIFANFRPDRAREITRAFVEQEFNGFSRTAHPTLSDYVMMTEYAADIETSCAFPPASMKNDLGEYVSNLGKTQLRIAETEKYAHVTFFFSGGQEAVYPGEERILINSPDVATYDLKPEMSAPEVTDKLVDAIENQKYDLIVCNFANGDMVGHTGVMDAAVKACEALDTCLKRVTDAIIKVGGECLITADHGNCEQMTDANGGPMTQHTTGPVPLVHVSKKGKQVSLKQGGALCDIAPTLLTMMGETAPEEMTGQVLVKYE
- a CDS encoding rhodanese-like domain-containing protein is translated as MEQLFEFVTNHWMLVSALVVLLILLGWDSGQKSGPKVTTHEATRLINQQNALVLDVREKSEFKKGRIVDSVNIPNNQVADRVSELEKHKDAPIIVVCKSGQTASAASKILKDQGFDVYRLGGGIMEWTNNNLPLVKS
- the secB gene encoding protein-export chaperone SecB encodes the protein MTEQAANNEAKQGQFGVQRIFVKDASFESPNAPDIFRSQWKPQINMDLNTKSEKLGDDVYEVVLTITVTAKNDDKTAFLVEVQQGGIFKIEGLEGAALHQTIGAFCPNLLFPYAREAIDNMVTKGSFPALMLAPVNFDAIYAQSLQRQQQQQAEGESTH
- a CDS encoding HDOD domain-containing protein, whose product is MSDLSQEQIDKILQGISIPPQPQIMVDLQMEQVMPDPDINRIAELIKQDVGLAGTVLKVVNSPFYGLTNKITSIEQAVGILGMNSVVNIVNGITIKSSLSDDAIRALTRFWDTAMDVAMTSATLAKQVGYPHADNAYTLGLFHNCGVPLLMARYPNYMEIMEESYGGSHNRIIDFENTQLQTNHAVIGYYTAKSWNLPKLLCDIIAEHHDCKRIYRDNPNENDKTTLLSILKMAEHICGNYKILGHQDEDHEWDEIGDYVLEYLGFNDYDLNNFKEIFSEMGISPNNYGLN
- a CDS encoding class I SAM-dependent rRNA methyltransferase — protein: MSLAPLILKPKQDKRLRQGHIWIYSNEVDTKATPLKGFEAGQQVEVKTSQGKSLGVAHINPNNLICGRLLSRSSKLFGRGNMMKRIESALALREACFTDGPYYRLIYGESDGLPGLVVDRFGDYLVVQISTAGMEKMKSQIQGALTRILDVKGIVWKNDGKMRSLEGLDEYVECADDIPHMLPLMENGTRFEAPVIEGQKTGWFYDHRLNRQRVNQLVKGKRVLDICSYIGGWGVQAAHHGAAEVVCVDASQQALDWVKHNAELNGVAEKVSTIKGDAFKVMEQLQEQQEQFDVVILDPPAFIPKRKDIGPGERAYGKMNQLGMRLLKHEGFLVSASCSMHLDETRLVSLLNQAGRHLDRQVQIIERGSQGPDHPVHPAIPETRYIKSLLCRVSYRS
- a CDS encoding imelysin family protein; amino-acid sequence: MKSITRLTARTILFGNLIVLAACDQFKDQRQDQPKVQAKAEVNSEQLLSAMNLYVYTQLSDALNKAQTLDSEITSLLHHPNPVSLEQSQNAWQQAYEGYVKVSFLHRVPRFEKPQYYENNRTYDDIRQRIDSWPIEPGYIDYLPQYPLSGIVNDLTLKISLDNLVDQHGFSDPRYASIGFHPLEFLLFAENSERSAKDFIPQENSMEVVATEPEIQAETQAINSDAEHVDSDIKDIRHAQPVINGPQNHNRRRDYLRILSADLVKQLQALTDRWDPANGYYAKQWRQPDHAANVASLYQGLVDALQTDLLEQHFQVLATQKPLYDLRSPFAQQDTANMQALLTGIENILLAENGFIKEIRLQDAELADKIKAQFERLKYDMKQLPNNWETLEQVQRHQVLIEPKDKTLQLLTLMYQGAESLGIRLKALPVSTD
- a CDS encoding HAD family hydrolase; protein product: MALAIFDLDNTLIAGDSDHGWGEFLVEQGLVDAKVYQEKNDYYFEQYQSGELDILEYLSFSLTPLTEYSLDTLHKLREQFVKEKILPIITQKSRDLLAKHRAQGDYLLIITATNLFVTEPIAQELGVDHIIATEPEFKNGEYTGRVAGIPSFQEGKVKRLTEWLEQNALSLQGSYFYSDSHNDLPLLKIVEHPVAVDADETLTQHAQEKNWPIISLRD
- the rppH gene encoding RNA pyrophosphohydrolase; translated protein: MIDADGYRPNVGIILVNDKAQVLWARRIGQDAWQFPQGGINDNESAEAAMYRELREEIGLLPDDVQILGCTRGWLRYRLPKRMVRHNNKPVCVGQKQKWFLLKLISSDKRISFEFGHKPEFDDWRWVSYWYPLGQVVPFKRDVYRRAMRELAPKLFHLQANKAC